The segment GATTCAAGAGGGTGAGCCCTCACTTATTGTGGTGTGACTTGATTCTAACCGACTACAAAGGTGAGTCCGGAGTCGATTTGCCCGATCTGGAGTCAAATTGCTACATCTGGAGTCGAATAACCAGGTCTGGAGTCGATGCGAAGATTCTAGGGTGCGTGGAGCCACCTGATTTCGGATTCATCATATTCCAGACTCAAACGGCTTCGGATCATGAAGGCTTTTTTTGTTTTATGGGGTTATTCTCCTAGTTTAGAGTCGTGTAGTTGAGGAAAATTGGGCAAGGAATCTCGATTTGAAAATGGATCCGGACCGAAAGAATGATTTCGGGCCAAAAGATGGTTCTGGACCGAAAGATGGTTCCGAACCTAATAAGGTTGTCCCTTAAGCAACTTCCCATTTTGAATAGTTTTTGACTAAGTTAAGGGTTGAGATGCCCTATTTGATTATGAAAAGTTAAGAGAGGTTTTCGAGAAAGgcctgggagagatttcacatacttggagatattGAAATAGACCTTGTCGTAGGCCCTTATAAATGTTTTTCTTCGTAGATCAAAGGTCGTAGGCTTAGTTACATCCTATTTTGAGTGTTATACACCCCCGAAGGGTACGTAATAGTGTTTTATAGAGTTGTTATTTCCCTCaaactgattagggtttagaatttttgAACATGTTGAAACTTTCAAGTGTTACTTTGCGTTAAGATTTCGAGTCATACATTAATAAACATAAAGAAATCCATACATATTAGCACTagttgagttgaccagtttgactttcattgaccttctttgactttgacttgaccagaaggTGACGGTTGTCATAAAAGATTTGTGGTAAGCATACATATGATGCTCAATGGAATATAGAAAGAAGGTTGTCGATTTTTTTTTGAttgaatattttcttattttagaaGTAAATGGATGGTGTTATAAGAACAAgtttgtttatgttatgtatgttatggatATTGTGAAGAATGTTTGTTTTTATGGTGATGGAAAACATGGTGACGGAAAACAAGTTAATATGTATTTTGGTGGATTTTATTATGTAAGTTTGTTTGTGTGAATTATGTTATTGAATGTTAATTGTAAgtgattatgttatattttatatgtaaTTATGCTTTTAGTATTGATTATATGTTGTTTATATGTAATCATTAGTGATTGTATCGattatttttttctgtttttgtaatcataaatgattatatatgtTGTACAACACattataatttattatatctTTTTCTTGATAAGTTAGCTTATCTTTAGTGCATCGAATACATAACCATGCAGAATCCTATCTTTGTaagattttagttttgttttttagTGTTTGTAGTGAAGAATCTTTTCTTTATAAATGAAAACAGATTGGGACAGCCATATAGTGTAGCCTCGTGCTACCCCTTATATTTGTTCAAAGATGAGTCTTTATACTTCCAAATGGTTACTTTTGTTTATTAATTTCttcaatttttaatttaatttttgtaTATATCACCTTTACTTTTTTTATGATGTAAACAACTTCCATTTTGTTTCAGGTAAAATATGGAGTCTATAAGTTTAAAAGAACTAATTTTGTTGTATCTAATAACATGTTACTGTTTTTTCAAGATTCTTGTTCTTTTATTTGTAGCTAGATTTTCATAGATATTGTAGCTGACTTCGAGAACGCCACTTCCACCATTACTTAAAAAGTTTATCTTCATTGAACATATCAGATCTTTACTAGATATCTTTGAAGTAGAGAGATGTTGTTCATTTAAAGAAGATTTCGTTTTTGTGAACAACATTTCTCTACATCATATATGTAGTAAAGATTTTGTATGTTAATGGAGATAATCTTTCTAAGTAATGGTGGAAGTGTTCTTGGAGTCAGCTACAATCTGTATGAAAATCTAGCTAGGAATATGAAGAACAAGAATCTTCAAAAATGGGGAACGTGATATTTGAGACttgtgaaattatttgttattgaaGATTTTATCATGTTTGATGTTATTCTATGATGGGTGATTAGAATTTGATTTTTTAGATGGATATtgttatgtttatattttttatgaacaGTGTTGTATATTTGTTAGGAACAATGTTGTTGTATATCGTTATATGTAATGATTTTTGTAGTAgaaatttgatgttatttatatgtaATCATATTTTTAATCACTTATGATTAAACAAAACATATGAAGTGGTATTACATAATCCTTTATGATTATACATATGAATATTGTATATGGTTATATGTAATGAGTTTTGTAGTAGAACTTAGATGTTATTTAtatgtaatcataaatgattgcGTGTATTGAATAGCAGTTAACAGATtacataattatttttatttgtataatCGTAAATGATTATGTAATACCACTTCATATGTTTTGTTTAATCATAAGTGATTATATACTTTTGTAATCATAAAAGACATAAAGTTAGATAGAAGAAGGTTTAAGATAGAAAAAATTCAAGAAAACTGATTTATTGTACTACTaataaaatcaaagaaataattatcaaagtaaattatgttttataaaaagagtAAAGTGTACCAAACAAAAAgtatattagaaaaaaaaatcttgaatTATTCATTACAGATTAAACTAGTAATTATCTATGTAGCTTTTGATGATTATTCTGCTGCAAGTTTTATTGGGCATGTACGCAAGTTACGAGGAGCCCTTTCTCTACATCCCGAACATCTTCTTGTTTGCTTGTTTGAATTTTTATATGCTATATTTGCTGCACTTTGAATTATATTTTTCTTTCCACTTCCTTTATTGCTTTGGACATTTGGAACATTGATGTCAATGTCTTTTGGAATAGAAATGCCCATAAGCTTTCCTACCTCTTCAACATCTATCCTATTTTTCTGCAATTCATTTGTAGGATCATTCTCATATTCCTTCAGCATGCTTTCTGTTTTCTTACCAAACAAATCCATTTTGTCTTTATTTTGTCTTATGTATTCCAAACATGCTTCAAAGTTGTAGTATGCTTGATTGACAGGTCTATTAATTTCACTGTCTTATGTATCATACATATGCCTGCCAAAGTGATAATGTCTTGATATCACATCCTTTCTCCAATGATTCTCAATGTATTGTTCAGGTATTTCCTTAATTTCATGTTTCATGAGTATGTTGAATGCATGTCTGCACAAAGTCCCAAAGCGGTTGAAGTGTTCACAAGTTCATTTTACATCATTTATTGGAAGTTTTATTTCTACCTgctcaaaataaaattaaagcatTAAGTGTTTTATAATCACAACTAAAAATTGTTTTATATTACGTTTTGAttcatcaaaatttaaaataagaatATATTACCTCAAATTCTGTTTTTAGATCACTGTTTTTGTTCAGTTGTTCCACTTTGTATAGCTCTCATCCGTTTTTTGTTCCAATATGTTTGTATTGGCAGTACCAGGAACCTTTGTAGATTTCTTTATGTACttcataaaacaatgtacttgtatAAACTTTTACAGCATGTTTTTTTATTAGTTGCAGTGAAATAAATGTATATACTGCCTTCTTTGTTTGATGATCAAGCTCCTTTTGTGTATTTCTTTGTTTTTGATTTGTTGTGTCATAGTTCATCATGAAATGTAAAAGTAAATTTCCAGATTTCAAGTAAGTGCTGAAGAAGGAATTCATGCTTTTTGATCTTGAAGTGGTTTTCATCAATCCAGACATTCTAGTGTCACTGAAGTATGCAGGTATCCATTTGTCACGTAATTCGAACATATCATTGAACCATATTTTATCTTCGAGGTTGAGTTCATTAATAATCAACTCCCACTTCTTCTCAAATTCAGCAGGTTTGATATGCATGCTCCATACAAGCTTGTTAAATCTTTTCTTGAAGtctttgtttttaaataaatCGTCAGTAACCTATGAATGAACAATTTTACTTATACAAGTATAAATTATATACTTATTTGGATATATCATAtatgagtaatcatatatgattatatatgagtaatcatatatgattatgtactgtaatgtaggttaatcatatatgattatacagtaCGATATCTGATAATTcatattatttctaataatatgaATTATCAGATATCAtactatataatcatatatgattatatattgtaTTATCATATATCATACTATACAATCGTATATCATTAATCATACATGATTATATAGTATGATATTTGATAATTCATATTATTAGAatacataatcatatatgattatacagtaTGATATTTGATAATTCATATTATTAGAATacataatcatatataattaatcatatatgattatacagtaTGATATCTGATAATTCATATTATTATAAtcataattaattaatcatatatgattaactaTTCTAATAATATGAATTATCAGATATCAtactatataatcatatatgattacataatgtattatcatatatcatactatataatcatatatgattatacagtaTGATATCTGATAATTCATATTACTAGAatacttaatcatatatgattatacaataTGATATCTGATAATTCATattattataatcatatatgattaacaaTTATAATAATATGAATTTTCAGATATCAtactatataatcatatatgattatacattatGGTATCTGATAATTCATATTCTTACatacttaatcatatatgattatacagtaTGATATCCGATAATTCATATTATTATAatacttaatcatatatgattatatagttttattttattataccTTTGCTTGTTTTTTCATTATGTGCAACATGCATAGTCTGTGTCTTGAATTTGGTAAGACAGATTCCACTACTTGTTTTATTGTTGGATCTTGATCAGTTAGAACAATTTTTTGTGCTTTCCATTCATGAGCTCTAAGAAAAGCTTTAATTAGCCGTTCATACGACTCAATTGTCTCTCTACTCAGCAACCCAGTGCCAACAGTAACTAATTTCTTGTGGTGGTCAACCGTTGTGAATGGAACAAATACCATTTTATACctatataaagaaaatatgttcagtacaatcatatttgattaataGTATGTTTAAATTtaattgtataatttttttttattttaatcataAATGTATAAATTATGTAAAGTATATACATTAACTTACTTGTTTGTTCTAAAAGTTGCATCAAAAGATATAACTTCTCCAAATCTGCATAAAAAGCATTTTCTCTTTCATCTGCCCAAAACATAGCAGCCAACATATCTCCATCACGTAGGAACTCAAATGAATAATTTGGGTAATGATCTCTACGATCATTCATTTTGTTTATCATTATTTGAGCATCCTTGTAACATAAGATTCTATTTACTTCTCTCCTCAAGTTTTTGTAGTTTGTTACCTTCGCTCCTACATATTCATATCcttctttcaaaactgcttgtattttgTGAGCCATTGTTGGACCAAATTTAACTTTTGATGCACGTACTACAAACTCTTTTTCAGAATATGACATCTTTTTTGCCTTTTTCGTATAAGGTCTTTCCTTAATACTTTCCAGTGGGTGGTTGTGCAATTCAAAGAATTTCTTAACTTTGTAATATGTTGTTCCATAAACATTTTCAAATATAATCTTTGTTGTACACCGAATAATTATCTTGTTCAAATTTGGTTTCCTCTTGATAGAACTTGTAGCCAACGTATCACAAGGTTTTGGTTTATCCTTGCCACCCCTATTGCATataacatattttttattattatttggcTATTGTATTTTGATTGGCTACTCAGTCTTGTTTGAAAACCTGCCATTTATGCATAATCAGTATACAATTTTTACTAATTGGTACAAATTCAGTAGGGGCATCTGGTTTATATTCATGTTTTTCAATTATGTTACTGCAATATGACTCATTTGTTGAATTGGAACTTTCACCTAATAAAAGAATGGAATGTCCAATATGTTATTATATAATTTTATGctataataatcatatatgattagcaatatgtatttatatagtgtaatatattattcattatattttagtaagaaaatcatatatgattatagatattaatatattattagatgtTAAATCATATGTGCCTGTATAGTGttttatatgattaatcatataatatactgtgtaatcataaatgattatacgtaTTAATTTATAGGTAATCATACTTGATACTGTTTAATCATCTATGattaatcatatgtatttatagtttgtaatatatgattaatcatattttatgatgtataatcatatatgattattcatcCTAATATAAGATTAATAATAATCAGaattacaaactataaatacatatgattaatcatacatatgaataatcatatatgattattcgtattaatataatcatattttatgatgtataatcatattttttttttgtacaatGTCTTATATGATTAATCACATATTAtattgtataatcatatatgattatcctattaaatatataattaatcatATATTTAGATCTATTAACACATATGATAAatcatatgtttttttaaattgttatataCGATTAATCAAATGTATAATCGTATATGTTTATACATCATAACATATAATTAATCAGAATTTATACTGTATAATAAAAAAATCAGAATGAAGTGTAGAAATTGTAATGCAATATGTAGTATTAAAACGAATTATTTGTACGTTCAATATGAATCGTATTTTGAAGTTCTTCAGAAGTCAAAGAAATTGAATCGATTTGTTTGTCGTTACGAGATGAATTGATTTCAGCTCCAATAGTATCAGTTGCGATCGACTCGTCAATTTCTTTTGAATTCGACATCATTTATAAAAATTGATTTTGATTCAATTTTCAAATGCTCTCTTGAATTGCGTTGATGAATGTGATGTGCTTGTTTCTTTGATTTGAGGATTACGTCTCGTATTTATGAAGATATGAACTGATGCTCTGTTTCAATAGTTTTTTTTCGATTTGAAGATTGCGATTAATTTGATAATAGATTCAGTAAAAATAGGAACTTTATGATGATATTGAATGATTTTTGAAGATTGAATGATACGATTATGTGATTGATACCGAAAATTGATGATTTAGCGATAAGATGTTTTTAGAAAAAGAAGTGTCTGCTTTCTAAACATTAAGTTAAAATTTACTGTTATACCCCTGCATCATTTAACAGTTGACGGAAGTTGAAGTTAAGTTCCATTGGGtgatgtttaatatatatatatatatatatatatatatatatatatatatatatatatatatatatatatatatatatatatatatatatatatatatatatatatatatatatatatatatatatatatatataaaaggagtGAGCATACATTTATATTTATGCTACTTTAAGTTTTCCCCCAACTAAAAGGTGAATATATCTATTCCTCTCAATTTTCACTTGGTTAAAAGGTGAAGTAATATCGATTAACTACCAGGTTTGTCAATATATGTGATTTAGATGAAAACTGAAACTGAAAGATGTTATCTAAAGGGTGTGAGAAAAGAATTCGGGTTTATTAACTATATCATCCCTTATCAATTACTCCACTTGTAATAAACTGATTTGTATGTTGAGACGGAAGGTTATAAAAATGAATAGTTGATTCGTTTTATGGCTTAGAAAAACACGTCATGGTGATGAGCAATTATGAGTATTAACTAGTATCATTTCTAGGGGGAATATGTTAGTGGTAGTGATGAATGCATTGTTTGAATTTGATTAATTGATGTTAACAAAAAGAACTCACCTAGGAATTCATTATCGCATCCATTGCTCCTATTCATGCATGTTAAAGGAGGTTTAAAGGCATCCAATTTCACAAACCAACAGTCTCAACAATTATTCATAACCACAAACCGAATAAAATCAACCTATTTATTATTAGCCCTAAAACACGCCTCCTCCACCAATTGAGAAGCAACTCCAACATAATTGTGTGGTGTCAACTTTAAAAGCTCTGTTTTTGCTTCAACCGGTATTTCCAACCCTTTAATGAATTCCGTAATCCTCTCTTTATCAACCACTCTTCCTCTCGTAAGCTCCTTCAGTTTCTCATAAGGCTCCTCAACACCATATCTTCTCATCACCTacacacaaaaaataaataaataaataaaaactattttCAATTAAGATATAAATTTTGAAAGCCAGATACAGATACATACTGTCTGTATCGGTTCAGCAAGAACCTCCCACGAGTTGTCCAGATCCTTGTTTAAGGCAGCTTCATTCACCTACCAcacaattaaaatattaaaatcttaacctaataatataaaattaaattaaataaaccaCAAATTTAATCATTTTATTACCTGAAGCTTCCCGATTCCAACTAATGCACTCTTGTAAGCCAGAAGTGAATAACCCAATCCCACACCAATGTTTCTCAAAACAGTAGAATCAGTCAAGTCACGCTGTAATTTTAATGAAAATAGAGGGTCAATagtgacacgacacgacaaaaatacacgacacgaaacgaaatcgGGACGAAATCAAAAGTCAAATTCGTTTTCGTATCGTGTTCGTGTCAAgtttaaaaaacacgatgtcgtgtcgtgtttacAAAtccacacgaaattgacacgattaagcatgtgtttatcgtgttatatatgattaaatatgaattaattaaaataatagttatgtaatattatctttgtcgtgtcgtgttgtcgttttttaattggttcgttttcgtgttagtggAAAAAAACACAACATCGTGtcatgtcgtgttcgtgttacaaaaAACTTTGTCGTGTCGTTGCGTGTCAGATAAAAACACGACACGACGGCCCGATTTGACAGGTCTAGTCAATAGTAAAAAAATGTAGAGTAAATTAcagaaatcgtccctatggtttagtcaaagttgcaagtttggtccctaactttttttttacaCTCGGATCGTTCTGTGGTTTGATTttattgcgtttttcgtcccttacgtacataaagttagggaccaaacgtgtaattttgaccaaaccattgggacgaaaaacgcaacaaaatcaaaccacggggacgatccgagtgcaaaaaaaacgttagggaccaaacatgcaatttttaccaaaccatagggacgatttcagtaatttactcaaaaatatATTTACATGATAAATTTAGAGTaaattgcaaaattggtccctgtggtatccCAAAAAGTACAATTTGAGTCCATTTTTCATTAAATTGCAAAATTGGTCCTTATGATATCCCAAAAAGTGCTTTAAGTCCATTTTTTCATTAAATTGAAAATTTGGTCCCTGTGGCATCCCAAAAAGGGCAGTTTGAGTCCATTTTTTCATTAAATTGCAAAACTGGTCCCTGTGGTATCCCAAAAAGTGCTGTTTGAGTCCATTTTTCATTAAATTAAAAATTGTGTCCCTATGTTATCCCAAAAAGTGCTGTTTGAGTCCATGTTTTCATTAAATTGCAAAACTGGTCCCTGTGGTATCCCAAAAAGTGCTGTTTGAGTACATTTTTTCATTaaattgcaaaattggtccctgtggtatctCAAAAACTGCAGTGTAAGTCCATTTTTCCATTAAATTGAAAATTTGGTCCCTATGTTATCCCAAAAAGTGCAGTTTGAGTCCATTTTTTCATTaaattgcaaaattggtccctgtggtatctCAAAAACTGCAGTTTAAGTCCATTTTTCCATTAAATTGAAAATCTGGTCCCTATGTTATCCCAAAAAGTGCAGTCTGAGTCCATTTTTTCATTaaattgcaaaattggtccctgtggtatctCAAAAACTGCAGTTTAAGTCCATTTTTCCATTAAATTGAAAATCTGGTCCCTATGTTATCCCAAAAAGTGCAGTCTGAGTCCATTTTTTCATTaaattgcaaaattggtccctgtAGTATCCCAAAAAGTGCAATTTGAGTTTTTTTTAGATGGCAGTTAACTCGAGAGACCAGATCTGCATGGAAGTTTCAActttggactgaccatacaaaTGAAAAAACAAAATGGACTCAAACTGCAATCTTTggaataccacagggaccaattttgcaatttACTCATAAATCTATATACCTGCCAACGTGAAATAGGTAACTTCATGCTTAAATGGTCTAAAACTGCATTAGCAATTCCAAGATTTCCTTCACTGTTTTCAAAGTCAATGGGGTTGACTTTGTGAGGCATAGTCGATGACCCAATTTCACCAGCCTTAGTCACCTACACAATATTTTTAAAATGTCAATCAATAGCCCAAAATCGATTTTAAAAAGTAGTCAAAATTATCACACAAAGATTCTTGAAAATCCACCTGTTTGAAGTATCCAACAGAGATATACCCCCATAtgtctttatcaaaatcaagcAAGATGTTATTAAATCGAATAAATGAATGGAAAAGTTTTGCCATGTAATCATGAGATTCAATCTGCATCACAAATAGAgttgttttagaaaaattgtaAGCAACTAAAGAATACAAATATAGATTTTtactttataaattataattgaaGATTAAGGAATACCTGTGTTACATGTGGATTAAAGCTTAATCCAAGAGAGTTTACAAACTCCTCTGCAATTTTTGGCCAATTTACATCATTATATGCCACAACATGTGCATTGTAATTACCAACAGCTCCTGCAAATTTCCCTAATATTTCTACTTTTGAAATATCGTGTCTTTCTCTGCTTAATCTTTCTGCAAATATCACCATTTCCTTTCCCAAAGTTGTAGGTGAAGCTGGctatatataacaacatacaaAGTAAATTATTAATTACCCTTTTAAGTTTATAGATttttatatttcaaaaaaaaaattacctgTCCATGAGTGCGAGAAAGCATAGGAACATGAGCATTGGCTTTTGCCATGGTATATATTGCATTAATTAAATCATCCATCACTGGAAGAATAACCGAATTTAATGATTCCTTAAGCATTAAACCATGAGCAAGGTTGTTTATGTCTTCTGATGTACATCCAAAATGAAAAAATTCAAGCACCTGTACATTTTTTAGAGTAAaatgttgttatttcttgcattaaaCCTTAAATAATACACTGACACTGACATTGACACTGACCTTAGCTATCTGTGGATCTTCTTGACACTTTGTTTTAAGAAAATACTCAACTGCTTTCACATCATGATTAGTTATTTTCTCGATATTCTTTACTTGCATTGCATCACCATTGCTGAATCCATCAATTAGTTCTTGTAATTTCTTTTGGGATTCATTGCTAAAGCTTGGAACTTCAGATACTTGAGGAATTTGTGAGAGCTTTATTAGCCACTTTACCTAAGGTATAAAAGAAGTAAAacattcaaaacaaatttttataTTGTGAATTGGATTTTGTTTATTCAGAATGATACCTCAACCAGGGTGCGATAGTAGATAAGACCATATTCACTCAAATAGTGGGATAAATCTTTGACTTTGTTCCTGTAACGCCCATCTAAGGGGCTTATAGCAGTTAAACTTGAGAGCTCGATCTCAGAAGAAAATTCAGAAGGCTTCACTTTTAACTGAAATTATATGTAACTTTTCAGGAAATGTAGATAAGAAGTATATGTAGAAATTATAGCAAATAGATAATGTAATAGGAATTAGgaaaagggtttaccttttctacGGATTCAATCTTGCTATTGGCCTCCTTTAATGTTGCTTTGCAAGTGCAATTTTTGCGAGGAAGTGTCACATAAGATGAAGGAGCTGAAGTGCGATTTTGGATTGAATAAGATTGTTCATGGAAATAACTTGCATGGGTTAAGTATGATGTTGGACAGCTGCCATTTTGAACTTTAATGCAAGATC is part of the Lactuca sativa cultivar Salinas chromosome 7, Lsat_Salinas_v11, whole genome shotgun sequence genome and harbors:
- the LOC111888543 gene encoding protein FAR-RED IMPAIRED RESPONSE 1-like, which codes for MSNSKEIDESIATDTIGAEINSSRNDKQIDSISLTSEELQNTIHIERESSNSTNESYCSNIIEKHEYKPDAPTEFVPISKNCILIMHKWGGKDKPKPCDTLATSSIKRKPNLNKIIIRCTTKIIFENVYGTTYYKVKKFFELHNHPLESIKERPYTKKAKKMSYSEKEFVVRASKVKFGPTMAHKIQAVLKEGYEYVGAKVTNYKNLRREVNRILCYKDAQIMINKMNDRRDHYPNYSFEFLRDGDMLAAMFWADERENAFYADLEKLYLLMQLLEQTSKLMYKMVFVPFTTVDHHKKLVTVGTGLLSRETIESYERLIKAFLRAHEWKAQKIVLTDQDPTIKQVVESVLPNSRHRLCMLHIMKKQAKVTDDLFKNKDFKKRFNKLVWSMHIKPAEFEKKWELIINELNLEDKIWFNDMFELRDKWIPAYFSDTRMSGLMKTTSRSKSMNSFFSTYLKSGNLLLHFMMNYDTTNQKQRNTQKELDHQTKKAYIKKSTKVPGTANTNILEQKTDESYTKWNN
- the LOC111888550 gene encoding uncharacterized protein LOC111888550 isoform X2 codes for the protein MEIGSCIKVQNGSCPTSYLTHASYFHEQSYSIQNRTSAPSSYVTLPRKNCTCKATLKEANSKIESVEKLKVKPSEFSSEIELSSLTAISPLDGRYRNKVKDLSHYLSEYGLIYYRTLVEVKWLIKLSQIPQVSEVPSFSNESQKKLQELIDGFSNGDAMQVKNIEKITNHDVKAVEYFLKTKCQEDPQIAKVLEFFHFGCTSEDINNLAHGLMLKESLNSVILPVMDDLINAIYTMAKANAHVPMLSRTHGQPASPTTLGKEMVIFAERLSRERHDISKVEILGKFAGAVGNYNAHVVAYNDVNWPKIAEEFVNSLGLSFNPHVTQIESHDYMAKLFHSFIRFNNILLDFDKDIWGYISVGYFKQVTKAGEIGSSTMPHKVNPIDFENSEGNLGIANAVLDHLSMKLPISRWQRDLTDSTVLRNIGVGLGYSLLAYKSALVGIGKLQVNEAALNKDLDNSWEVLAEPIQTVMRRYGVEEPYEKLKELTRGRVVDKERITEFIKGLEIPVEAKTELLKLTPHNYVGVASQLVEEACFRANNK
- the LOC111888550 gene encoding uncharacterized protein LOC111888550 isoform X1, with protein sequence MDQLRNAPELLENWGFNLLQLFMEIGSCIKVQNGSCPTSYLTHASYFHEQSYSIQNRTSAPSSYVTLPRKNCTCKATLKEANSKIESVEKLKVKPSEFSSEIELSSLTAISPLDGRYRNKVKDLSHYLSEYGLIYYRTLVEVKWLIKLSQIPQVSEVPSFSNESQKKLQELIDGFSNGDAMQVKNIEKITNHDVKAVEYFLKTKCQEDPQIAKVLEFFHFGCTSEDINNLAHGLMLKESLNSVILPVMDDLINAIYTMAKANAHVPMLSRTHGQPASPTTLGKEMVIFAERLSRERHDISKVEILGKFAGAVGNYNAHVVAYNDVNWPKIAEEFVNSLGLSFNPHVTQIESHDYMAKLFHSFIRFNNILLDFDKDIWGYISVGYFKQVTKAGEIGSSTMPHKVNPIDFENSEGNLGIANAVLDHLSMKLPISRWQRDLTDSTVLRNIGVGLGYSLLAYKSALVGIGKLQVNEAALNKDLDNSWEVLAEPIQTVMRRYGVEEPYEKLKELTRGRVVDKERITEFIKGLEIPVEAKTELLKLTPHNYVGVASQLVEEACFRANNK